From the genome of bacterium, one region includes:
- a CDS encoding type II toxin-antitoxin system RelE/ParE family toxin, whose amino-acid sequence MLALGRREFRELLFKPYRIIYRIDGDVVSIALILDGRRDPKDLVAMITAARK is encoded by the coding sequence TTGCTGGCGCTCGGCCGGCGCGAATTTCGCGAGCTGCTGTTCAAGCCCTACCGGATCATCTACCGCATCGACGGCGATGTCGTTTCCATCGCGTTGATTCTGGACGGTCGGCGCGATCCGAAGGACCTGGTCGCGATGATTACGGCGGCGCGCAAGTGA
- a CDS encoding type II toxin-antitoxin system Phd/YefM family antitoxin, whose product MPRTKPISYLKEHAEEISRTIRETGEPLVITEDGEKTLIVQDFKSHVELENALAMLKMLSIADRQIAEGKVTPLEDVIARFEAKKVAEG is encoded by the coding sequence ATGCCCCGTACAAAACCGATCAGCTATCTGAAAGAGCACGCGGAGGAAATCTCGCGCACGATCCGCGAGACCGGCGAGCCGCTTGTCATCACCGAAGACGGCGAGAAGACGCTCATTGTGCAGGATTTCAAGAGCCACGTAGAACTTGAAAACGCGCTGGCGATGCTGAAAATGCTTTCCATCGCGGACCGGCAGATCGCCGAGGGCAAGGTGACGCCTCTTGAAGACGTCATCGCCCGCTTCGAAGCGAAAAAAGTCGCCGAAGGTTGA
- a CDS encoding type II toxin-antitoxin system RelE/ParE family toxin, whose protein sequence is MFRVQVSENANRNLGDIYSYIAKTDSSIKASHVIDRILETASTLTENPHRGA, encoded by the coding sequence ATGTTCCGCGTTCAGGTGAGCGAGAACGCGAATCGCAATCTTGGCGATATCTATTCCTACATCGCTAAAACCGATAGCTCCATCAAAGCGTCCCATGTCATCGACCGGATTCTCGAAACGGCGTCGACGCTGACGGAAAACCCCCATCGCGGCGCGTAG
- the dacB gene encoding D-alanyl-D-alanine carboxypeptidase/D-alanyl-D-alanine-endopeptidase, translating to MSRPASPRARTIRILALWLAIALFALLAVSAGAHRAIAQSISGKTPTPRPTPLADDERKREVRRMLEDPGLAGSDIGILVRPLTGGKTRFRHDSNKLLIPASTNKIVTGAMALDALGPKYRFKTDVLLAAPLSADGTVNGDLFVKGMGDPSISVEDAWLLARQIVAHGVRRVTGDLVGDDTYFEPVRFYDSWGFKRPLSYAAPMGALSFNWNTVQAYVVPGRVAGEAAHVQLNPESEYFALDNQVTTCEDCNVVLTMSLVGRRAVVAGKMPPESRPWTTFGVVEEPTIVAMHALKAMLVKEGVVIDGVARAGEAPEGARRLLRHESKDLSLILRYLFRYSNNFVAEQVLKTAGAELFGAPGSREKASQAAIDFLKRIDAYKTGITVDDGSGLSRVNRQSAASLVGVLQHMATRPEIFPEFVEALAIGGIDGTLENRFNGTHLENRVRAKTGYLFGAITLAGYAWDVNNEPFAFAILINNPPPKTSVRDVRRRMDKILLTLMS from the coding sequence TTGTCGCGCCCCGCATCGCCCCGTGCCCGGACGATTCGAATCCTCGCCCTTTGGCTCGCGATCGCCCTTTTCGCGTTGCTTGCCGTATCGGCCGGCGCGCACCGGGCGATCGCGCAGTCGATATCGGGCAAAACGCCCACGCCGCGTCCCACGCCGCTTGCCGACGACGAGCGCAAGCGTGAGGTGCGCCGGATGCTCGAGGATCCGGGCCTGGCCGGCTCCGACATCGGCATCCTGGTCCGGCCGCTCACGGGCGGCAAAACGCGCTTTCGCCACGACTCGAACAAGCTGCTCATCCCGGCGTCGACCAACAAGATCGTCACCGGAGCGATGGCGCTCGACGCGCTGGGGCCGAAGTATCGCTTCAAGACGGACGTGCTGCTGGCCGCGCCGCTTTCCGCGGACGGCACGGTCAACGGCGACCTGTTCGTCAAAGGCATGGGCGATCCATCGATCTCCGTCGAGGACGCGTGGCTGCTCGCGCGGCAGATCGTCGCGCACGGCGTCCGGCGCGTGACCGGCGACCTGGTCGGCGACGACACGTATTTCGAGCCCGTGCGCTTTTACGATTCCTGGGGATTCAAGCGGCCGTTGTCGTACGCCGCGCCGATGGGCGCGCTGTCGTTTAACTGGAACACCGTACAGGCCTACGTCGTGCCGGGGCGCGTGGCGGGCGAGGCGGCGCACGTGCAGCTCAATCCCGAGTCCGAATACTTTGCGCTCGATAACCAGGTGACGACGTGCGAGGACTGCAACGTCGTGCTGACGATGTCGCTTGTCGGCCGGCGCGCCGTGGTGGCCGGCAAGATGCCGCCGGAATCGCGCCCCTGGACGACGTTCGGCGTCGTCGAGGAGCCGACGATCGTCGCAATGCACGCGCTCAAGGCGATGCTCGTCAAGGAGGGCGTCGTCATCGACGGCGTTGCGCGCGCGGGCGAGGCGCCGGAAGGCGCGCGCCGGCTGCTGCGCCACGAATCCAAGGACCTCTCGCTGATCCTTCGTTACCTGTTCCGTTACTCCAACAACTTCGTCGCCGAGCAGGTCTTGAAGACCGCGGGCGCGGAACTCTTCGGCGCGCCGGGATCGCGCGAGAAGGCGTCTCAGGCCGCGATCGATTTCCTGAAGCGCATCGACGCGTACAAGACGGGCATCACGGTGGACGACGGCTCGGGCCTTTCGCGCGTCAACCGCCAGAGCGCGGCGAGCCTGGTCGGCGTGCTGCAACACATGGCCACGCGGCCGGAAATCTTCCCGGAGTTCGTCGAGGCACTCGCCATCGGCGGGATCGACGGCACACTCGAAAACCGCTTCAACGGAACGCACCTCGAAAACCGCGTCCGCGCCAAGACAGGCTACCTTTTCGGCGCGATCACGCTGGCGGGCTACGCCTGGGACGTGAATAACGAACCGTTCGCCTTCGCGATCCTCATCAACAACCCCCCGCCGAAAACGAGTGTCCGCGACGTGCGGCGAAGGATGGACAAGATTCTGCTGACGTTGATGAGTTAG
- the pilM gene encoding pilus assembly protein PilM — MAHRILGLDIGAARVKGTVVETKLRSHEVIQSAIVPIHDIEAEVAAPPETASAPFPHPAEALEPGEAGGIEDAGDIGEFEPPPRWADAVRSLLARPGLVFDEIVCALPGQLVSTRVLTFPFTQRAKIQQVLRFEIEDLVPFDMDDMALSWQVIGSRKNESRVLVSAVRRQDIARFLRQLADVGVDPRALTMTTSALSVTAANAVRGRVAPYAAVDLGASSVDVVIFEGPRLVSVRSIPEGFHDVAERLGQALGLPADKARALVEQVARIFPENERPADARVARLSDEIKRALAPLVGRLRQTLRATEKDHEFRVDTLFVAGGGSRVPGLSEYLAAELGVAVEPLRTFAPEAEGLVTENEETDATYAQSLGLALATATTVPLRGLNFRAGEFAYHKIAQAVQGSLKALGIMAGILAALFIVLVLQARSVQAKRVEAIESAARKLYVDAFKQQPPPTGDVAAAFKAQVSQVQAKARLLGFFGEKNQRALDIIRAMSNAIPKEIFVEIKQMDVKPEWIKIEALTDTFQTVNKIETELQKNAIFYDVTREDAKKTPDDKIKFKLTIHLVPKEAGKSGVATLFKKEDAPLIPGQAGTQ, encoded by the coding sequence ATGGCCCATCGGATACTCGGACTCGACATCGGCGCGGCGCGCGTGAAGGGCACGGTCGTGGAGACGAAGCTTCGTTCCCACGAGGTGATCCAGTCCGCGATCGTGCCGATCCACGATATTGAGGCCGAGGTTGCCGCGCCCCCCGAAACCGCGTCCGCGCCATTCCCGCACCCGGCCGAGGCGTTGGAACCTGGCGAGGCCGGCGGGATCGAGGACGCCGGCGACATCGGGGAGTTCGAGCCGCCGCCTCGCTGGGCCGATGCGGTTCGCTCCTTGCTCGCGCGCCCGGGCCTTGTTTTCGACGAAATCGTCTGCGCGCTGCCGGGGCAACTTGTCTCCACGCGCGTGCTCACCTTTCCGTTCACGCAGCGCGCGAAGATCCAGCAGGTGCTGCGCTTTGAGATCGAGGACCTCGTGCCGTTCGACATGGACGACATGGCCCTGTCCTGGCAGGTGATCGGATCGCGCAAGAACGAATCGCGCGTACTCGTCTCGGCTGTGCGCCGGCAGGATATCGCGCGCTTTCTGCGGCAGCTTGCCGATGTCGGCGTCGATCCGCGCGCGCTGACGATGACCACCTCCGCGCTTTCGGTCACCGCCGCGAACGCGGTGCGCGGCCGGGTTGCGCCGTACGCCGCGGTCGATCTCGGCGCGTCGTCCGTGGATGTTGTCATCTTCGAGGGCCCGCGCCTTGTGAGCGTGCGTTCGATCCCCGAAGGCTTTCACGACGTCGCCGAAAGGCTCGGTCAGGCGCTTGGGCTCCCGGCCGACAAGGCCCGCGCGCTCGTCGAGCAGGTCGCGCGCATCTTCCCCGAGAACGAAAGACCCGCCGACGCCCGCGTCGCGCGCCTGTCGGACGAGATCAAGCGCGCGCTCGCGCCGCTGGTCGGCCGGCTGCGCCAGACGCTGCGCGCTACGGAAAAGGATCACGAATTCCGCGTCGACACGCTCTTTGTCGCCGGTGGCGGATCGCGCGTGCCCGGGCTGTCGGAATACCTCGCCGCGGAACTGGGCGTGGCGGTGGAGCCGCTGCGCACGTTCGCGCCGGAGGCGGAGGGCCTCGTCACCGAAAACGAGGAGACCGACGCGACGTACGCGCAAAGCCTCGGCCTGGCGCTCGCGACCGCGACGACGGTGCCGCTGCGCGGGCTGAACTTCCGCGCGGGCGAGTTCGCGTATCACAAGATCGCGCAGGCTGTGCAAGGGAGCCTCAAGGCCCTTGGCATCATGGCCGGCATTCTGGCGGCACTGTTTATCGTGCTTGTCCTTCAGGCGCGCTCGGTGCAGGCCAAGCGCGTCGAGGCCATCGAGTCGGCCGCGCGCAAGCTCTACGTGGACGCGTTCAAGCAGCAGCCGCCGCCGACCGGTGATGTCGCCGCCGCGTTCAAGGCGCAGGTTTCGCAGGTGCAAGCCAAGGCGCGCCTGCTCGGATTTTTCGGCGAGAAAAACCAGCGCGCGCTCGACATCATCCGCGCGATGAGTAACGCCATCCCCAAGGAGATCTTCGTCGAGATCAAACAGATGGACGTAAAGCCCGAGTGGATCAAGATCGAGGCGCTCACGGACACCTTCCAGACCGTGAACAAGATCGAAACCGAGCTGCAGAAAAACGCGATCTTCTACGACGTCACGCGCGAGGACGCGAAGAAAACGCCGGATGACAAGATCAAGTTCAAGCTGACCATTCACCTGGTGCCCAAGGAGGCCGGCAAGTCCGGCGTGGCGACGCTTTTCAAGAAGGAAGATGCGCCGCTCATACCCGGGCAGGCGGGGACGCAATAA